Proteins encoded in a region of the Bombiscardovia apis genome:
- a CDS encoding aminotransferase class I/II-fold pyridoxal phosphate-dependent enzyme — MDMAVRMNERVREQKPSDIRTFNADVSEIDGIIKLTLGEPDFATPEHVKQTAIRAIEADQSHYLPSRGLPALREAASVFLASKYGTVYQPDTEILVTAGATGGIYSSLNAMLNPGDTVFIPTPIFPLYIPISRMAGGNTVFIDTSNDGFVLTAERLEAVVREHRDSAKVLVLNFPANPTGVTYSRSQLEALAHVARKYGLFVLSDEIYSELTYEGRHVSMGQVLPEQTVVLNGVSKSHAMTGWRIGIAAGPAEIINEVAKVSEFTITCSTTAAQYAALEALSQGQNDAAPMKEAYRTRRDFMLGALREAGLEVTNPQGAFYLFVKLPERMSDSWKFAYSLAQEAKVAIIPGASFAQGGEGYFRISYAASMEDLQEAARRIQSYMATH; from the coding sequence ATGGATATGGCAGTACGGATGAATGAGCGAGTTCGGGAGCAAAAGCCTAGCGATATCCGCACCTTTAACGCAGACGTAAGCGAGATTGATGGCATTATCAAGCTCACCCTCGGCGAGCCGGACTTCGCCACTCCTGAGCATGTGAAGCAGACTGCTATTCGCGCTATTGAGGCTGATCAGTCCCACTACCTGCCCAGCCGTGGTCTGCCAGCTCTACGGGAAGCCGCCAGTGTCTTTTTGGCATCCAAATATGGCACTGTTTACCAGCCAGACACTGAGATTTTAGTTACCGCAGGCGCGACGGGTGGCATTTATTCCAGCTTGAACGCCATGCTCAACCCTGGCGATACCGTTTTTATACCTACGCCTATCTTCCCCCTATACATTCCCATTTCGCGCATGGCAGGCGGAAATACCGTCTTTATCGACACCTCAAACGACGGTTTTGTACTCACTGCTGAACGGCTCGAAGCAGTAGTGCGCGAGCATCGAGACAGCGCGAAAGTGCTGGTGCTGAACTTTCCTGCCAACCCAACTGGCGTAACGTATTCGCGCTCGCAGCTGGAAGCTTTGGCACATGTAGCTCGCAAGTATGGGCTGTTCGTGCTCTCTGACGAAATTTATTCAGAACTCACTTACGAGGGCAGACACGTTTCTATGGGGCAGGTCTTGCCCGAGCAGACCGTAGTCTTAAACGGTGTCTCCAAATCTCACGCTATGACCGGTTGGCGCATTGGCATAGCGGCAGGGCCAGCTGAGATTATCAACGAAGTGGCCAAGGTCAGCGAGTTCACTATCACCTGCTCGACTACTGCGGCCCAATATGCGGCGCTAGAAGCTTTGAGTCAGGGGCAAAACGACGCTGCCCCAATGAAGGAAGCCTACCGCACACGCCGCGATTTCATGCTGGGAGCCCTGAGGGAAGCTGGTTTAGAAGTTACCAATCCACAGGGGGCCTTCTACCTGTTCGTAAAACTACCTGAGCGCATGAGCGATTCCTGGAAATTCGCTTATTCACTGGCTCAGGAAGCCAAGGTTGCTATTATTCCTGGTGCCAGCTTTGCGCAGGGCGGGGAAGGTTACTTCCGTATATCGTATGCCGCTTCGATGGAGGACTTGCAAGAGGCAGCCCGCCGCATTCAGTCATACATGGCAACGCATTGA
- a CDS encoding zinc-dependent alcohol dehydrogenase family protein, translated as MKAAIFVKPGQMELTDAPMPTIEKPTDAIIRIVRACVCGSDLWWYRGISTRESGSFVGHEAIGIVEEVGSEVTHIKAGDFVIAPFTHGCGHCAACKAGFDGNCMNMESGGNGGYQGEYLRFTNADWALVKIPGAISDYSDGMLNSLLTLADVMATGYHAAASAEVQQGDTVVVMGDGAVGLCGVLSAQLLGAGRIIAMSRHEDRQTLATEFGATDVIAERGDEAVEKVMEMTEGAGADAILECVGSEQSVDTAVKVARAGAVVGRVGVPQKAEMNTNSLFWRNIGLRGGIASVTTYDKNVLLDAVLQGKIEPGKVFTQRFKLEQIQQAYEAMDQRTAIKSLLIVED; from the coding sequence ATGAAGGCAGCTATTTTCGTAAAGCCAGGGCAGATGGAACTGACAGATGCTCCTATGCCAACTATTGAAAAGCCAACCGATGCCATTATTCGTATCGTGCGGGCCTGTGTATGCGGGTCGGACCTGTGGTGGTACCGCGGCATTTCCACGCGTGAGTCAGGTTCATTCGTAGGTCATGAGGCTATCGGCATAGTTGAAGAGGTTGGATCGGAAGTTACACATATCAAAGCTGGCGATTTTGTTATCGCGCCTTTTACCCACGGCTGTGGTCACTGCGCGGCTTGTAAAGCAGGTTTCGATGGTAACTGCATGAATATGGAATCGGGAGGCAATGGCGGTTATCAGGGCGAATACTTGCGCTTTACTAACGCTGACTGGGCCCTAGTCAAGATTCCAGGGGCTATATCTGACTATAGTGACGGAATGCTGAATTCGTTACTAACACTGGCAGACGTAATGGCTACGGGGTACCATGCTGCTGCTAGCGCTGAGGTACAGCAGGGCGATACCGTTGTTGTGATGGGCGACGGTGCCGTTGGCCTGTGCGGCGTGCTTTCAGCGCAGCTACTCGGCGCTGGCCGTATTATCGCTATGAGCCGTCACGAGGACCGCCAAACATTAGCGACTGAGTTTGGAGCTACAGATGTGATTGCTGAGCGCGGTGACGAGGCTGTGGAAAAGGTCATGGAAATGACTGAAGGAGCGGGTGCGGACGCAATTCTAGAGTGTGTTGGTAGCGAACAATCGGTTGACACAGCAGTGAAAGTTGCCCGCGCCGGAGCAGTCGTGGGACGGGTGGGAGTGCCTCAAAAGGCCGAAATGAATACCAATTCCCTTTTCTGGCGTAACATCGGTTTACGCGGTGGCATTGCCTCTGTCACAACTTATGACAAGAACGTGCTCCTAGACGCGGTTCTGCAAGGCAAGATTGAACCCGGTAAGGTCTTCACTCAGCGGTTCAAACTCGAGCAGATTCAGCAAGCGTATGAAGCAATGGACCAACGTACCGCAATAAAGTCCCTCTTAATCGTGGAAGATTAA
- a CDS encoding oxidoreductase, whose translation MNARVVLITGATSGIGYQAAAILARHGLRVYGAGRHIDQLKPLTGLGVQPVPLDLSNDDSIQKAVEAVLSRESRIDILINNAGYGSYGPVEEVAISEVRQQFEVNLLGLARLTQLVLPTMRAQGHGRIINTSSMAGRMVTYMGAWYHATKYALEAFSDALRMETRQFNIDVVLIEPGAIATNWGRIAADHLEDSAHGGPYQEAAQQAAQGLRKLYNSRWLSKPDSIAQVIAKAASTRRPKTRYLVGFGAKPLVALHALLPDRAFDFIMIHAKDL comes from the coding sequence ATGAATGCCAGGGTCGTACTCATTACTGGGGCTACCAGCGGAATCGGCTACCAAGCTGCTGCTATCCTAGCCCGCCACGGATTGCGCGTCTATGGAGCTGGTCGACATATAGACCAGCTCAAACCACTGACAGGATTGGGTGTTCAGCCTGTGCCACTTGACCTCAGTAATGATGATTCAATTCAGAAAGCAGTTGAAGCTGTGCTGTCCCGTGAAAGTCGTATTGACATTCTCATCAACAATGCTGGCTACGGATCCTACGGTCCGGTAGAAGAGGTAGCCATTAGCGAGGTACGCCAACAGTTTGAGGTCAATCTGCTGGGGTTAGCCCGCTTAACTCAGCTGGTCTTGCCCACTATGAGAGCACAGGGGCATGGGCGAATTATTAACACGTCTTCGATGGCTGGTCGGATGGTTACGTACATGGGTGCCTGGTATCACGCCACGAAATACGCGCTTGAAGCTTTTAGCGATGCCTTGCGTATGGAAACTCGTCAGTTCAATATCGACGTGGTACTCATTGAACCGGGTGCAATTGCTACCAATTGGGGGCGTATAGCCGCCGATCATTTAGAAGACTCAGCCCACGGTGGCCCCTATCAAGAAGCCGCACAGCAGGCAGCGCAGGGTCTACGTAAACTCTACAACAGTCGTTGGTTAAGCAAGCCGGATTCAATAGCACAAGTGATAGCAAAAGCAGCCAGCACCCGCCGCCCTAAGACGCGTTACTTAGTTGGTTTTGGTGCCAAACCATTAGTAGCACTCCACGCTCTCTTACCTGACCGAGCCTTCGACTTCATTATGATTCATGCCAAAGACTTGTAA
- a CDS encoding xanthine phosphoribosyltransferase — MKELEDRIRRDGTVKPGNVLKVDAFLNHQCDVDLFDQMGTEWARLFADRHIDKILTIEASGIGIACMAARHFGNVPVVFAKKTQSINLDGDQYVASIYSFTKQREYPVIVAKRFLHEGEHVLLIDDFLANGNALHGLIDICHHAGVVIEGIGIAIEKGFQEGGKKLREEGYDIQSLAIVDSMDAEAGTIEFTSAQ, encoded by the coding sequence ATGAAGGAATTAGAGGATCGCATCCGTCGAGACGGCACTGTTAAGCCCGGCAATGTGCTTAAGGTTGACGCCTTCTTGAACCACCAGTGCGACGTAGACCTCTTTGACCAGATGGGTACTGAATGGGCCCGTTTATTCGCTGATCGTCATATTGATAAGATTCTCACGATCGAAGCTTCTGGAATAGGTATTGCCTGCATGGCGGCGCGCCACTTCGGCAATGTGCCCGTCGTGTTCGCCAAGAAAACGCAGTCCATCAATCTAGACGGCGACCAGTATGTTGCTAGTATTTACTCTTTCACCAAGCAGCGTGAATACCCTGTTATCGTTGCTAAGCGATTCCTCCACGAGGGCGAGCATGTGCTACTGATTGACGACTTCTTGGCAAATGGTAACGCCTTGCATGGTCTTATCGACATCTGCCACCATGCCGGTGTCGTTATTGAAGGCATTGGTATCGCTATAGAAAAGGGGTTCCAAGAGGGCGGCAAGAAGCTACGCGAAGAAGGATATGATATTCAGTCTCTCGCCATCGTAGACAGCATGGATGCGGAAGCTGGAACTATCGAGTTCACCTCAGCTCAGTAA
- a CDS encoding PTS transporter subunit IIC — MSSTESTSTPIPHTAVQQPVVAVGLKAKLYEATMNMLNGLSIGIIVALIPGALLNSLLKYLVPAVPQIQIILTMTAIAQTLLPAVSAVCVGMMAKFTPIQTTSLALAAAIGAGNYHMTPKGISVAGPGDVINLAVTIAVGYVVILLLGDLLKAYTILLIPTLVVLIAGGVGLLTYTPVSAITRYIGIGIHSMTTIQPILMGTLMGAIFAFIIVSPISSVGIAAAISLTGIGAGSANLGIAAAGFALAIYGRKVNSLGTCLAHFLGSPKVQMANLFTRPKLLLPILINAAIMGGLGAVFHVQATPSTAGFGCIGLVGPLAALEGYGSFSVGNIILISVLFVILPIVLGYVSDYICTKFKFHKPQYYVLNYS, encoded by the coding sequence ATGAGCAGCACTGAATCTACGAGTACACCCATACCGCACACTGCAGTCCAACAGCCGGTAGTAGCTGTTGGGCTGAAAGCCAAGCTCTACGAAGCCACTATGAATATGCTAAACGGCTTGTCTATTGGCATTATCGTGGCTTTAATTCCCGGAGCCCTGCTCAACAGCTTGCTGAAATACTTAGTACCAGCTGTGCCGCAGATTCAGATCATTTTGACTATGACCGCAATAGCGCAAACCCTTTTGCCTGCCGTGAGTGCTGTATGCGTGGGTATGATGGCCAAATTTACACCCATTCAGACCACTTCGCTAGCATTAGCGGCAGCAATTGGCGCCGGTAATTACCACATGACCCCTAAGGGCATTAGCGTGGCAGGTCCGGGAGATGTGATCAACTTAGCGGTGACTATTGCCGTGGGATACGTTGTAATCCTGCTCTTAGGTGACCTCTTGAAGGCATACACCATCCTCCTGATACCAACTTTGGTTGTGCTCATTGCAGGAGGTGTGGGTCTGCTGACATACACCCCGGTCTCTGCCATCACCCGTTATATCGGTATCGGTATTCACTCCATGACAACTATTCAGCCCATACTCATGGGCACGCTCATGGGCGCTATCTTCGCTTTCATCATTGTGAGCCCTATTTCTTCTGTTGGTATTGCTGCGGCCATTTCTTTGACTGGAATCGGTGCGGGGTCGGCCAATCTTGGTATCGCGGCCGCTGGTTTTGCACTGGCTATTTACGGGCGCAAAGTCAACTCTTTGGGCACCTGTCTAGCACATTTCTTGGGCTCTCCTAAGGTGCAGATGGCTAATCTCTTCACTCGCCCCAAGCTGCTCTTACCGATTTTGATTAATGCAGCCATTATGGGCGGATTGGGAGCAGTTTTCCATGTACAAGCCACGCCTTCGACTGCCGGTTTCGGCTGCATCGGCTTGGTTGGACCCCTAGCTGCTTTGGAAGGCTACGGTAGCTTTAGTGTAGGCAACATTATCCTAATTTCAGTATTATTCGTGATTTTGCCGATAGTCTTGGGCTACGTGAGTGATTATATTTGTACTAAGTTCAAATTCCACAAGCCTCAGTATTACGTGCTTAACTATTCGTGA
- a CDS encoding phosphoketolase: protein MTNPVIGTPWKKLDAPVSEETLEAVDKYWRAANYLSIGQIYLRSNPLMKEPFTREDVKHRLVGHWGTTPGLNFLLGHINRLIADHKQNTVFIMGPGHGGPAGTSQSYIDGTYTEYFPKITKNEEGLQKFFRQFSYPGGIPSHFAPETPGSIHEGGELGYALSHAYGAVLNNPSLFVPAVVGDGEAETGALATSWQSNKLVNPRTDGIVLPILHLNGYKIANPTILSRISDEELHEFFHGMGYDPHEFVAGFDDEDHMSIHRRFADLLEEVFDDICEIKALAQTDDMTRPFYPMIIFRTPKGWTCPKYIDGKKTEGSWRSHQVPLASARDTEAHFQVLKSWLESYAPAELFDDKGGIRPEVTSFMPEGDLRIGENPNANGGRLLEPLDLPDIHDYEIDVNNHGHGWGATEATRVLGYYTRDVLAKNPTDFRIFGPDETASNRLAAAYEVTNKQWDAEYLSELTDEHMAHTGQIIEQLSENQMEGFLEGYLLTGRHGIWSSYESFVHVVDSMINQHAKWLEATVREIPWRKPIAGLNLLITSHVWRQDHNGFSHQDPGVVDILLNKNFNNDHVTNIYFPADANMLLAVGERCYKSTNCINAIFAGKQPAATYQSVDDAMAELEKGAARWDWASNAQNADDADVIIATAGDVPTQEALAANDMLQKMGLKVQFVNVVDLLKIQNAQENDQALSDEEFAELFGKDKPVVFAFHAYPGSIHRLIHGRPNHDNFAVHGYEEQGSTTTPFDMVRVNNMDRWCLAASALKMVDANKYAGQIDEWTKFRTEAFQFAVDKGYDHPDYTDWVWPDANRAGQENLSATAETAGDNE, encoded by the coding sequence ATGACGAATCCTGTTATCGGCACCCCTTGGAAGAAGCTTGACGCTCCCGTTTCCGAGGAGACCTTGGAAGCCGTCGACAAGTATTGGCGCGCAGCCAACTACCTTTCCATCGGCCAGATTTACCTTCGCAGCAACCCGCTGATGAAGGAGCCTTTCACTCGTGAGGATGTCAAGCACCGTCTTGTCGGCCACTGGGGCACCACTCCTGGCCTGAACTTCCTCTTGGGCCATATCAATCGTTTGATTGCTGACCACAAGCAGAACACTGTCTTCATCATGGGCCCCGGCCACGGTGGACCTGCTGGTACTTCGCAGTCCTACATCGATGGCACCTACACCGAGTACTTCCCCAAGATTACGAAGAACGAAGAGGGCTTGCAAAAGTTCTTCCGTCAGTTCTCTTACCCTGGCGGTATTCCTTCTCACTTCGCACCTGAGACTCCCGGTTCCATCCACGAGGGTGGCGAGCTGGGTTATGCACTCTCCCATGCTTATGGTGCTGTGCTGAACAACCCCAGCCTGTTCGTTCCCGCAGTTGTGGGCGACGGCGAAGCCGAGACCGGCGCACTGGCTACCTCTTGGCAGTCCAACAAGCTGGTTAACCCCCGCACCGATGGTATCGTGCTGCCAATCCTGCACCTCAACGGCTACAAGATTGCCAACCCGACCATCCTGTCCCGCATTTCCGACGAAGAGCTGCACGAGTTCTTCCACGGCATGGGTTACGACCCCCACGAGTTCGTAGCTGGCTTCGACGATGAGGACCACATGTCCATTCACCGTCGTTTCGCAGACCTGCTCGAAGAGGTCTTCGACGACATTTGCGAGATCAAGGCTCTGGCTCAGACCGACGACATGACTCGCCCCTTCTACCCGATGATTATCTTCCGCACGCCCAAGGGTTGGACCTGCCCCAAGTACATCGACGGCAAGAAGACCGAGGGCTCTTGGCGCTCCCACCAGGTACCGCTGGCTTCCGCCCGCGACACCGAGGCTCACTTCCAGGTTCTCAAGAGCTGGTTGGAGTCTTATGCTCCTGCCGAACTCTTCGACGACAAGGGTGGCATCCGCCCTGAGGTTACCTCCTTCATGCCTGAAGGCGATCTGCGTATCGGCGAGAACCCGAACGCTAACGGTGGCCGTCTCCTTGAGCCTCTGGATCTGCCTGACATCCACGATTACGAAATCGATGTCAACAACCACGGCCATGGCTGGGGCGCAACTGAGGCTACTCGCGTTTTGGGCTACTACACCCGTGACGTACTGGCCAAGAACCCCACCGATTTCCGTATCTTCGGACCCGACGAGACGGCTTCCAATCGTCTTGCCGCCGCTTACGAAGTCACCAACAAGCAGTGGGATGCCGAGTACCTGTCCGAACTGACCGATGAGCACATGGCTCACACCGGCCAGATTATCGAGCAGCTCTCCGAGAACCAGATGGAAGGCTTCTTGGAAGGCTACCTGCTCACCGGTCGCCACGGCATCTGGAGCTCTTACGAGTCCTTCGTGCACGTTGTCGATTCGATGATCAACCAGCACGCAAAGTGGCTGGAAGCAACGGTCCGTGAGATTCCGTGGCGCAAGCCCATCGCAGGCCTGAACCTCCTGATCACCTCCCACGTGTGGCGCCAGGATCACAACGGATTCTCTCATCAGGATCCGGGTGTTGTTGACATTCTGCTCAACAAGAACTTCAACAACGACCACGTGACCAACATCTACTTCCCTGCAGATGCCAACATGCTGCTGGCCGTAGGTGAGCGTTGCTACAAGTCCACCAACTGCATCAACGCCATCTTCGCTGGCAAGCAGCCCGCCGCCACCTACCAGAGCGTAGATGACGCCATGGCTGAGCTGGAGAAGGGTGCTGCTCGCTGGGATTGGGCTTCTAACGCTCAGAACGCTGACGATGCCGATGTCATCATCGCCACCGCCGGTGACGTTCCGACCCAAGAAGCTCTGGCTGCCAACGATATGCTCCAGAAGATGGGCCTGAAGGTTCAGTTTGTCAACGTTGTTGACTTGCTCAAGATTCAGAATGCTCAGGAGAACGACCAGGCCCTGTCCGACGAGGAGTTCGCAGAGCTCTTCGGCAAGGATAAGCCTGTCGTCTTCGCCTTCCACGCATATCCCGGCTCCATCCACCGCCTCATTCACGGCCGTCCCAACCACGACAACTTCGCGGTTCACGGCTACGAAGAGCAGGGTTCCACCACCACACCATTCGACATGGTGCGCGTGAACAACATGGATCGCTGGTGCTTGGCTGCTTCCGCTCTGAAGATGGTGGATGCCAACAAGTACGCCGGCCAGATCGATGAGTGGACTAAGTTCCGCACTGAAGCCTTCCAGTTCGCTGTAGACAAGGGTTACGATCACCCCGACTACACCGATTGGGTATGGCCCGATGCCAACCGCGCTGGCCAGGAGAACCTCTCCGCCACCGCAGAAACTGCTGGCGACAACGAGTAG
- the guaA gene encoding glutamine-hydrolyzing GMP synthase: MATGPVLVVDFGAQYAQLIARRVREAHIYSELVPHSMSVEDMLAKDPQAIILSGGPASVYVDGAPTLDRAIFEAGVPVLGICYGFQVMAHELGGIVDKAALGEYGKTEAVIDKASGILENSPALQSVWMSHGVAVEQAPEGFEVLAHTQGAPVAAMQDPSRGLYGVQWHPEVVNTALGQELIYTFLHQCAGLQDNWDASSIIDDQIRKIREQVGDDQVICGLSGGVDSAVAATLVHKAIGDQLTCVFVDHGLLRKGEADQVKHDFVAATGIKLITVDASQDFLEALSGVSEPERKRKIIGEKFIRTFEKAQQQVIEEAGKNGKEVKFLVQGTLYPDVVESGGGDGAANIKSHHNVGGLPDDITFELIEPLRALFKDEVRAIGTEMGLPDDIVWRQPFPGPGLGIRIIGDITQERLDLLRDADAIAREELSQAGLDRDIWQCPVVLLADVHSVGVQGDERTYGSPIVLRPVSSEDAMTADWSRVPYDVLARISTRITNECRGINRVVLDVTSKPPATIEWE, from the coding sequence ATGGCCACTGGACCAGTACTTGTCGTTGATTTCGGAGCTCAATATGCCCAACTCATCGCCAGGCGCGTCAGGGAAGCGCACATCTACTCCGAACTGGTGCCGCATTCAATGTCCGTAGAAGACATGCTTGCTAAGGACCCTCAGGCAATTATCCTGTCTGGCGGTCCCGCATCAGTCTATGTTGATGGTGCGCCTACCTTAGATCGCGCTATTTTCGAGGCCGGAGTGCCCGTGTTGGGTATCTGCTACGGTTTCCAAGTCATGGCTCATGAGCTAGGGGGCATCGTAGATAAGGCTGCCCTAGGTGAATATGGCAAGACTGAAGCCGTTATTGACAAAGCTAGCGGCATTTTAGAGAACTCTCCTGCACTGCAGTCCGTTTGGATGAGTCATGGCGTAGCTGTTGAGCAGGCTCCCGAAGGTTTTGAAGTATTGGCCCACACCCAGGGTGCTCCTGTTGCGGCTATGCAAGATCCTTCCCGCGGTCTCTATGGTGTGCAGTGGCATCCTGAAGTGGTGAACACTGCGCTGGGGCAGGAACTGATTTATACCTTCCTTCACCAGTGCGCCGGCCTACAAGACAACTGGGACGCTTCCAGCATTATCGACGACCAGATACGTAAGATACGTGAGCAGGTTGGTGACGATCAGGTAATCTGCGGCCTGTCGGGCGGCGTGGATTCAGCCGTGGCTGCTACGCTGGTTCACAAGGCAATCGGCGACCAGCTCACTTGCGTCTTCGTAGACCACGGGCTGCTGCGCAAGGGTGAGGCTGACCAAGTTAAGCATGATTTCGTGGCAGCAACCGGCATTAAGCTCATTACTGTCGACGCTTCGCAAGACTTCCTTGAGGCTTTGAGCGGCGTATCTGAGCCCGAGCGCAAGCGCAAAATTATCGGTGAGAAGTTCATTCGTACTTTTGAAAAGGCCCAGCAGCAAGTCATCGAAGAAGCCGGTAAGAACGGTAAAGAAGTTAAATTCTTGGTGCAAGGCACGCTGTATCCCGATGTTGTCGAGTCCGGCGGGGGAGATGGGGCTGCTAACATCAAGTCTCACCACAACGTCGGCGGCCTGCCCGACGACATCACCTTTGAGCTTATTGAGCCCCTGCGAGCGCTCTTTAAAGACGAGGTTCGCGCAATCGGCACTGAGATGGGCCTGCCCGACGACATTGTCTGGCGTCAGCCTTTCCCCGGTCCAGGTTTGGGGATTCGCATCATCGGCGACATTACTCAGGAACGTTTGGACCTGCTTCGCGATGCGGATGCCATCGCCCGCGAAGAGCTCAGCCAAGCTGGTCTTGATCGAGACATCTGGCAGTGCCCGGTGGTCTTGCTGGCAGATGTTCACTCGGTAGGTGTGCAGGGAGACGAGCGTACTTACGGCTCTCCCATAGTCTTGCGTCCGGTCTCTTCTGAAGATGCCATGACCGCAGACTGGTCCAGAGTGCCCTACGATGTACTTGCCCGTATCTCAACTCGAATTACCAACGAGTGCCGCGGCATCAACCGAGTAGTACTTGACGTGACTTCCAAGCCACCGGCAACTATCGAGTGGGAATAA